ACTGATGAAACTGACGACTAATACGATGATGACGGCTTCAAGCAGGGATTTGACGAATTCGTCAATCGATGATTTTACGACGTTCGGCTGATTGGCCACCGTATTCAATTCCAAACCTGCCGGCAGGTCTTTTGCTATTTGAGACAAGATTTTATCCAGGTTTTGGCCTAAGACCAGAATATTGCCGCCTTTTTCCATAGACAGCGCCAGGCCGACGGCAGGCTGGCCATTGTAATACATTTGGGCGTCCGGCGGTTCAATATAGCTGCGTTCAATTTTGGCGATATCGCCGAGACGGAAGGTATGTCCGCCGGCACGAATGGGAACATTTCTCAGATCATCCAGATTTTCGAACATGCCGGTGATGCGCAGGTAGACATTGTCCGAAACCGTTTCCAGCATGCCGGACGGCGCCATAGCATTTTGCGCCTGCACAGCATTGGTGATGCCCGCTGGGGTGATGCCCAGTTGCGCCAGTTTGGTCGTCTCCATTTCTATATAAATCTTTTCCGTTTGGACCCCGATCAGTTCTATTTTCTTTACGCCTGGCACACCTAGCAGGGTCCGGCGGGTAGTTTCCGCTTTTTCCCGCAGTTCTTCATAGGTATAACCGTCGCCGGTTAAGGCATAGACACAGCCATATACATCATCAAAGCGATCGTTAAAATAAGGACCGTCCACGCCCTGGGGCAGAGTGGCTTTGATATCATTGACCATATTGCGCACTTCCAGCCAGATAGGGCGGATTTGACTTTCGGTGACGGCATCGTCTTTCAGAACTACATAGATGATGGACTGGCCGGGCCGGGAATAGCTTTTTAGATAATCCAGTCCCGGTGTGTCCTGCAGTTTCTTTTCGATTTTATCGGTCACCTGCTCTTCCATCTGACGGGCGGTGGCGCCAGGCCAGTTTACAGTAACGAGCATCTGACGGATGGTGAAGTCGGGGTCTTCCATCCGGCCGAGGTTCTGGTAGGAAAAAACTCCGCCCAGAAAGATGACGACGATAAAATAATAGACTAACTGTTTATGATTTAGGGCCCATTCGGTCAGATTAAACGGTTTCATTGGCGATCACCATCCGCTATCCGCACTTTTTGTCCTTCGCGCAGCTTATGGACACCGGCCGTTACGATGGTGTCGTCCGGATTTAGTCCGGAGAGGATCTGGACCCCGGCATTGCCGAAGCTGCCAATTTGAATGGGACGTAAACGAACAGTCTGGTCTGTTACAATCCATACGTTAGGAGTGTCATTGGTTTGATAGACCGCCGATAGAGGGATAGTGGGAAACCTGCTTGTTTGATCGCCGGCGCTAACGACGTTAACGGCGGCCGTCATGCCGAGTTTGATTTCCGGCGGTGGGTTGAGCAAGCTGATCCGCACTTTGTAGGTGCGGGTTGTTGGGTCGGCCATGGGTGCGATTTCCCGTACGCCGCCCTCTGTATTTATGTTGGGAAGGGCCCAAAAGGATACGGTAAGCTTTGCTGCCTTACGCAGCTCTTCGATGCGGTTTTCCGGGACACTGATCTCGATTTCCCTCTCGCCGTCCTGAACAATGGTCAGTACCGTCTGGCCGGCGCTGACTACCTGTCCGGCTTCGGCGCTGATGCTGGAAATAACGCCGGATTTATCGGCATAGAGCAGGCTGTAATCCAATTGGTTAGAACCTTTAGCATATTGGGCGGACGCTTGC
This portion of the Dendrosporobacter quercicolus genome encodes:
- a CDS encoding efflux RND transporter periplasmic adaptor subunit, encoding MQSFLRFTKLPRKKLYYALAAAAILFCVGGTIIWKGHNQSQPVTQDIPLVRTAVIGTANTPQGYTYSGEVRGRYESQLAFQVTGKIVKRNVNLGSTVSAGDVLMQIDPRDLQQTVNSTSAQVYSAESQLRLAESNLHRYQQLYAQNAISRAQLDQYENAYEVAQAAVRQASAQYAKGSNQLDYSLLYADKSGVISSISAEAGQVVSAGQTVLTIVQDGEREIEISVPENRIEELRKAAKLTVSFWALPNINTEGGVREIAPMADPTTRTYKVRISLLNPPPEIKLGMTAAVNVVSAGDQTSRFPTIPLSAVYQTNDTPNVWIVTDQTVRLRPIQIGSFGNAGVQILSGLNPDDTIVTAGVHKLREGQKVRIADGDRQ